One Spinacia oleracea cultivar Varoflay chromosome 4, BTI_SOV_V1, whole genome shotgun sequence DNA segment encodes these proteins:
- the LOC110779911 gene encoding mechanosensitive ion channel protein 10 — translation MDNQQLPKKESEQHDSVSSAKSGTNTSSHEIQPEGQGPTATRRQTSHTTVKISDDVSASSSASAQKKGCSCFQVVCNVVYYVEYLLFLPIVGACYLCVAGLVGVILAVILGLLISCSVIAATAALPLLLVSFLVIRLIQFFRHGDAYDKAIQLKLFIRSWILLDMAVFLVVLWIFFSAPKYVSGLKHVMLLGLTLADWVRLYFVIFGIYFLSCFVTVITINLLPLVLLGHTESGLKLPETVLEIFDSLIFWWAESEVMKRVAAFRHHKILGLYTQKWIEVSIFVLIAYNVITLSTYMVVWLLRKLVCHKLLKPGINTKSPQYIIIEKFLRGRYLMYWANGMKRSINFILRSLLVLLTWVFYFGSHLNKTPQAKNILDFGTWTCLGVLICSFLWLIKTCVLLSWEACSVYNRLSSKILEGGKQLYFLGIIGRHNYDILNLLYECKEDEASRTYDTDDQTSTKFISHLFKTLFLTGVMTPFARYLSKLGAVDEWGDKPVNVKKLLRKQRKRVEHDLLMQEGRIPTLYCIQQVASYILTAKQTLLEEKYTCDILEILKSHSQDDDNRSIKENLKRLILGENYTDDETVNSSEETPEGKNDWSYFEDQLQEYVGSSQEISLEKVRIWMERARKNCLLLANTLSSAKEVVDCLNKIISWLLIVATFIMWLLLTGLASTKVLVLIASPLLAATFIFGDACKTLFQGIMFAYVVHPFDVGDLCVIDGNMIEVKTIGVWKTTFLKVGLQEEVMYPNSELSSKNIINYKTDFDWNDYVELDVASLGERKIKILKQEIEKYLDDGEKDIFTAGYNCVEVLTTAENIKIAINFRHNVKVKNSTYFECLREKRKRRSEFVLHAQSLVYHMKNGTPEASEKHEEQVKAKNGSLMSLLNSGGNDTFVAGQVEGVYGG, via the exons ATGGACAACCAACAGCTTCCAAAAAAAGAGTCTGAACAACATGATTCAGTTTCATCTGCTAAGTCTGGTACTAATACTTCTTCCCATGAGATTCAACCTGAAGGTCAAGGACCAACCGCCACACGCCGCCAAACTTCTCATACAACAGTCAAAATTTCAGATGATGTTTCAGCTTCATCTTCGGCATCTGCACAAAAGAAAGGGTGTTCATGCTTTCAGGTAGTCTGTAACGTAGTATATTATGTGGAATATTTACTTTTTCTACCGATTGTTGGTGCTTGTTATCTTTGTGTTGCTGGCCTTGTTGGTGTGATTTTAGCGGTTATTTTAGGTCTTCTCATTTCTTGCTCAGTTATTGCAGCCACTGCCGCGTTACCACTGTTACTGGTGTCTTTTTTAGTTATACGGTTAATTCAATTCTTTAGGCATGGTGATGCCTATGATAAAGCCATTCAACTTAAGCTTTTCATACGCAGTTGGATACTCTTAGACATGGCGGTATTTCTCGTTGTACTATGGATCTTCTTCTCAGCTCCTAAATATGTTTCAGGATTAAAGCATGTTATGTTGTTGGGATTGACATTAGCAGATTGGGTAAGACTCTATTTTGTCATCTTTGGGATCTATTTTTTGAGCTGTTTTGTTACAGTAATCACCATTAATTTATTACCACTAGTCCTCTTGGGTCATACTGAAAGTGGCCTTAAATTACCAGAAACAGTGCTTGAGATATTTGATTCCCTTATTTTCTGGTGGGCTGAATCTGAGGTTATGAAGCGCGTTGCTGCCTTTAGGCACCACAAGATACTCGGACTGTACACTCAGAAATGGATTGAGGTATCCATTTTCGTCCTCATTGCCTACAATGTCATTACCTTGTCTACTTATATGGTAGTGTGGTTGCTTAGGAAGTTAGTTTGTCATAAACTGCTTAAACCAGGGATTAATACTAAATCGCCGCAGTATATAATAATTGAAAAGTTCCTGCGCGGTAGATATCTAATGTATTGGGCCAATGGAATGAAACGCAGCATCAACTTCATACTGAGATCGTTGCTGGTATTACTCACTTGGGTGTTTTATTTTGGGTCCCATCTAAACAAAACACCCCAGGCCAAAAACATTTTGGATTTCGGAACCTGGACTTGTCTAGGTGTTTTAATTTGCTCCTTTCTTTGGCTGATCAAAACTTGTGTCTTGCTATCATGGGAGGCTTGTTCAGTGTATAACAGATTGAGTTCTAAAATCTTAGAAGGAGGTAAGCAGTTGTACTTCCTTGGCATCATAGGTCGCCACAACTACGACATCTTAAACCTTCTGTATGAGTGCAAAGAAGATGAAGCTTCAAGGACCTATGACACGGATGACCAGACATCAACCAAGTTTATCTCACATCTATTTAAAACCTTGTTTCTTACTGGGGTAATGACTCCATTTGCTCGTTACCTAAGTAAATTGGGGGCCGTGGATGAGTGGGGAGATAAACCAGTCAATGTGAAGAAATTGTTGAGAAAGCAGCGGAAAAGAGTCGAGCATGACTTGTTAATGCAGGAGGGGAGAATTCCTACTCTATATTGCATACAGCAAGTTGCTAGTTATATTTTGACAGCTAAACAGACGTTGTTAGAGGAGAAGTATACGTGTGACATCCTCGAAATTTTGAAGAGCCATAGTCAAGATGATGATAACAG GAGTATAAAAGAAAATTTGAAGAGGCTTATTCTAGGTGAAAACTATACGGATGATGAAACCGTAAATTCATCCGAGGAAACTCCTGAAGGAAAGAATGATTGGAGCTATTTTGAAGATCAACTGCAAGAATATGTGGGTTCCTCTCAAGAAATATCACTTGAAAAAGTTCGAATATGGATG GAGAGGGCGCGCAAGAATTGTTTGCTGCTTGCAAATACATTAAGCAGTGCCAAGGAGGTTGTGGACTGTTTAAACAAAATAATTAGCTGGCTTCTAATTGTTGCAACTTTCATAATGTGGTTACTTTTGACTGGGTTAGCTAGCACAAAAGTACTAGTGCTCATAGCATCACCGTTGCTAGCTGCAACTTTCATATTTGGAGATGCTTGCAAGACCCTATTTCAAGGGATCATGTTTGCTTACGTGGTACATCCTTTTGATGTTGGTGATTTATGTGTCATTGACGGAAACATG ATAGAGGTTAAAACAATTGGAGTTTGGAAAACAACTTTCTTAAAAGTTGGTCTGCAAGAGGAAGTGATGTATCCAAATTCAGAGCTATCCAGCAAAAACATAATCAACTACAAGACTGATTTTGATTGGAATGATTATGTAGAGCTTGATGTAGCGTCTTTGGGTGagcgaaaaatcaaaatcttGAAACAAGAAATTGAAAA ATACCTTGATGATGGAGAGAAGGATATATTCACAGCAGGTTATAATTGTGTGGAAGTATTAACAACTGCAGAAAACATAAAAATAGCTATTAATTTTAGACACAATGTGAAAGTTAAGAATAGCACCTACTTTGAATGCCTCCGGGAAAAGCGCAAGCGACGATCAGAGTTCGTTCTCCATGCACAGAGCCTTGTATATCACATGAAAAATGGAACACCAGAAGCTTCAG AAAAACACGAGGAACAGGTAAAAGCTAAAAATGGCAGCTTGATGAGTCTTCTTAATTCAGGCGGTAATGATACTTTTGTAGCAGGACAGGTAGAGGGTGTTTATGGTGGATAA
- the LOC110779914 gene encoding putative RING-H2 finger protein ATL53, with protein sequence MASLHKTHRKLLLANTTISSTTVQTCLDFCDAGKNTTSSPYSGFCPVACLAICPSLCHYPLTNPILPEFPPDFRGPKLNKHHDLSPLLISMLILLAITFLLITFYILYTRIYFNFYAPNSNSFLQSRSRRTRVVSDSLDEEHGRGRMVVFNPFWYIPTVGLPSAVIHSIAVHKYGKEMEETDCAVCLAEFEQGDELRVLPKCSHAFHVPCIDTWLSSHTTCPLCRAPIVTPDHHNHDHDQKMENTSSSLPSLDEATEDNSPVEALRINIASGAERVDENNLDESMENNTPNKDEENLREISKGSCSQRWSLERGAANLLSRSLSCSGKIFSSSSNTRPSPNS encoded by the coding sequence ATGGCTTCTCTACACAAAACTCACCGAAAACTCTTACTTGCAAACACCACAATAAGTAGTACAACTGTCCAAACATGCCTTGACTTTTGCGACGCCGGAAAAAACACCACATCATCACCATACTCTGGTTTCTGCCCTGTGGCCTGTTTGGCCATATGCCCTTCCCTTTGCCATTACCCTCTCACTAATCCAATCTTACCTGAGTTTCCTCCAGACTTTCGCGGTCCCAAACTAAACAAGCACCATGATCTCTCACCTCTCCTCATATCCATGCTTATACTTTTAGCCATAACTTTCCTGTTGATTACCTTCTATATCCTCTACACCAGAATTTACTTCAACTTCTATGCACCCAACAGTAATTCTTTCCTCCAATCAAGGTCCAGGCGTACAAGGGTGGTGAGTGATTCTTTGGATGAAGAACACGGCAGGGGTAGAATGGTCGTCTTCAACCCATTCTGGTACATCCCCACCGTTGGTCTCCCTTCCGCAGTGATCCATTCAATCGCCGTCCACAAGTATGGCAAGGAGATGGAGGAGACGGACTGCGCCGTGTGTTTGGCAGAGTTTGAACAAGGTGATGAGCTCAGAGTTTTGCCTAAGTGTAGTCATGCCTTTCATGTGCCTTGCATTGATACTTGGCTTTCTTCACACACTACTTGCCCACTTTGCCGAGCCCCCATTGTTACACCTGATCACCATAATCATGATCATGATCAAAAGATGGAGAACACATCGTCCTCATTGCCATCTCTGGACGAAGCTACAGAGGATAATTCCCCTGTTGAGGCTTTGAGGATTAATATTGCAAGTGGGGCAGAGAGAGTTGATGAGAATAATTTGGACGAATCCATGGAAAATAATACTCCAAATAAAGATGAAGAAAATTTGAGGGAAATTAGTAAAGGGAGTTGTTCTCAAAGATGGTCTTTAGAAAGAGGGGCAGCAAATTTGTTGAGTAGGTCACTTTCTTGCAGTGGAAAGATTTTTTCGTCTAGTTCTAATACTAGACCAAGTCCGAATTCATAG
- the LOC110779913 gene encoding dihydroorotase, mitochondrial, whose product MELTLTRPDDWHLHLRDGNLLAAVAPFSARHFGRAIVMPNLRPPVTTTAAAIAYRESILKVMPSGSQFDPLMTLYLTDTTSPNEIKLARESGVVYAVKLYPAGATTNSQDGVTDLFGKCLPVLQEMAEQNMPLLVHGEVTDPAVDIFDREKVFIETVLGPLVQKLPQLKVVMEHITTADAVKFIDSCSEGTVAATVTPQHLILNRNSLFQGGLQPHNYCLPVLKREIHRQAIVSAVTSGSNKYFLGTDSAPHEKWKKECSCGCAGIFNAPVAISLYAKIFEEANALDKLEAFTSFNGPDFYGLPRNTSKIKLIKEPWKVPECISFPFGEIVPMFAGQMLDWQTSS is encoded by the exons ATGGAGCTGACGTTAACGCGCCCTGATGATTGGCATCTGCATCTCCGTGACGGAAACCTTCTTGCCGCCGTTGCTCCGTTCAG TGCAAGGCATTTTGGGAGGGCAATTGTTATGCCGAATCTAAGGCCTCCTGTTACTACTACAGCTGCTGCTATCGCGTACCGAGAATCGATTTTGAAGGTTATGCCTTCCGGTAGCCAATTTGATCCTCTTATGACACTCTATTTGACTGATACTACTAGTCCTAATGAGATCAAGCTTGCCA GAGAAAGTGGGGTGGTTTATGCTGTCAAATTATACCCTGCCGGTGCAACAACTAATTCACAGGATGGTGTCACTGATCTTTTTGGAAAGTGTTTGCCTGTGCTCCAAGAGATGGCTGAGCAGAATATGCCTCTCTTG GTCCACGGGGAGGTCACAGATCCTGCTGTAGACATATTTGATCGTGAAAAAGTATTTATCGAGACAGTTCTAGGACCTTTAGTACAAAAACTACCACAGCTAAAAGTTGTGATGGAGCATATCACTACAGCGGATGCTGTCAAGTTTATTGACTCATGCAGTGAAG GAACTGTTGCAGCTACAGTGACGCCACAGCACCTTATTCTGAATAGGAACTCTCTGTTCCAAGGAGGCTTGCAGCCGCATAACTACTGCCTTCCGGTGCTAAAAAGAGAAATTCATA GGCAGGCAATTGTTTCAGCAGTAACCAGCGGGAGCAACAAATATTTTCTTGGGACTGATAGTGCTCCTCATGAGAAGTGGAAGAAAGAATGTTCTTGCGGATGTGCTGGAATCTTTAATGCCCCTGTTGCTATTTCACTATATGCCAAAATATTTGAAGAG GCTAATGCACTTGACAAGTTAGAGGCATTTACAAGCTTCAATGGACCTGATTTTTATGGTCTTCCAAGGAATACATCGAAGATCAAGTTGATAAAAGAACCATGGAAGGTTCCAGAGTGTATATCTTTTCCATTTGGAGAAATTGTTCCTATGTTTGCTGGGCAAATGCTTGACTGGCAGACATCTTCTTGA
- the LOC110791095 gene encoding pentatricopeptide repeat-containing protein At5g09450, mitochondrial: MSKLAARSLLLHLRRRLITATTNSSSSTTEINIKFLSTNSTSDALRTETLELEDVSSQFPDDLKSQIFRLRLPKRSATNIIQKWVNDGNFVTLPQLRQISRDLRKSNRYKHALEITEWMVSHNEFKLSDSDYAAHLDLLTKVFGIDAAERYFDGLPQDAKTSETYTALLHSYACAKLTDNAEELFQQIKDSGLSFSAITYNEMMTLYMSVGQMEKVSSVIEDLKRQKVAPDLFTYNLWISSCAATLNIDGVKSILSEMSQDPHSDDGWVRYRNLANIYVTTGQLSSSGASSLVEAEKTVTQREWITYDFLIILHAGFGNKDMIDQIWKSLRMTNQKMIGRNYVPVLSSYLTLGHIQEVGEVIDQWKNSTTSVFDNSLCDRLANAFVEAGFAEKAETFRSLLDEKADTVSESQQA; this comes from the exons ATGAGTAAATTGGCAGCTCGATCTCTCCTCCTCCATCTCAGACG AAGACTCATCACTGCTACCACCAATAGTAGCAGCAGCACCACCGAAATTAATATCAAATTTCTCAGTACCAATTCAACTTCCGATGCCTTGAGGACCGAAACCCTAGAATTGGAAGATGTTTCTTCCCAATTTCCTGACGATTTGAAGAGTCAGATCTTCCGCCTTCGTCTCCCTAAACGAAGCGCCACTAATATTATTCAGAAATGGGTCAATGACGGCAATTTTGTTACTCTCCCTCAACTCCGTCAAATTTCTAGAGACCTTCGTAAATCTAACCGTTACAAGCATGCTCTTGAG ATAACAGAGTGGATGGTTTCTCATAATGAATTCAAGTTATCTGATTCTGATTATGCTGCTCACCTTGATTTGTTGACTAAAGTTTTTGGGATTGATGCTGCTGAAAGATATTTTGATGGTCTTCCACAAGATGCTAAAACAAGTGAAACCTACACAGCTCTCCTTCACTCCTATGCATGTGCTAAATTAACTGATAACGCTGAGGAGCTTTTTCAGCAAATCAAGGATTCAGGTCTATCCTTCAGTGCCATTACCTACAATGAGATGATGACTTTGTACATGTCTGTGGGTCAAATGGAGAAAGTTTCTTCAGTAATTGAAGATCTGAAACGCCAAAAGGTGGCACCCGATCTCTTTACTTATAACCTTTGGATAAGTTCTTGTGCTGCAACTCTCAATATTGATGGTGTCAAAAGCATTCTTTCTGAGATGAGCCAGGATCCTCATTCTGATGATGGTTGGGTGAGGTACCGAAACCTTGCTAACATTTATGTTACAACGGGCCAACTTAGCAGTTCTGGGGCTAGCTCCCTTGTAGAAGCTGAAAAGACTGTTACTCAGAGAGAATGGATTACCTATGATTTCCTAATCATACTGCATGCTGGTTTTGGAAACAAGGATATGATAGACCAGATATGGAAATCTTTGAGGATGACTAATCAAAAAATGATTGGTCGAAATTATGTGCCCGTTTTATCTTCATATTTGACGTTGGGACATATCCAAGAGGTTGGAGAAGTTATAGATCAATGGAAGAACTCCACTACTTCAGTTTTTGACAATTCCCTCTGTGACAGATTGGCGAATGCTTTTGTAGAAGCTGGATTTGCAGAAAAAGCTGAAACTTTCCGTTCACTTTTGGATGAGAAAGCTGATACCGTCAGTGAATCGCAGCAGGCATAA
- the LOC110791096 gene encoding serine/threonine-protein kinase PEPKR2: MKSPSKKRKGVEELLNGGKYSSSIAIYRSHVSLEDYSRLRKRGKENVARDDGRLSESRVSGVVTAPPCGSLPSGSPARGLKRKIGCIDAATRTGRKKKIEQDYNLGATIGKGKFGSVRMCWSKASGEVFACKTLSKGEEPVHREVEIMQHLSGHVGIVTLKAVYEDAESFHLVMEFCPGGRLLDQMARERQYSEQQAAKILKELVMVIKYCHDMGVVHRDIKPENVLLTSSGGLKLADFGLAVRIVNGQSLSGVVGTPAYVAPEILAGEYSEKVDIWSAGVLLHALLLGVLPFQGSSLEACFESIKSVELNFDSGLWISVSQPAKDLIGRMLTRDVSTRLSADDVLKHPWLLFYADPPLKTLTSKSTPSKSRRMTLRDMTVERTESGNKSVGSQRADSDIDSSTSSSSKLEEDSGLVDALAVAVSCMNITETKRIRLFNPTSSISHECSSNIKANLCTAF, from the exons ATGAAGTCGCCGAGTAAGAAAAGGAAGGGAGTAGAGGAGCTATTGAATGGTGGGAAGTACTCTTCGTCGATAGCAATATATAGGTCTCATGTATCTTTAGAAGATTACTCGAGGCTACGAAAAAGGGGCAAGGAAAATGTAGCTAGAGATGATGGTAGATTGTCTGAAAGTAGGGTGAGTGGAGTCGTCACTGCTCCACCTTGCGGTAGCTTACCTTCTGGCTCACCTGCAAGAGGTCTCAAAAGAAAGATAGGATGTATTGATGCAGCTACAAGAACAGGACGAAAGAAGAAGATTGAGCAAGATTATAATTTGGGTGCTACGATTGGAAAAGGAAAATTCGGGTCTGTAAGAATGTGCTGGAGCAAAGCAAGTGGTGAGGTGTTTGCTTGTAAAACTTTATCCAAGGGGGAAGAACCTGTGCATCGAGAGGTGGAGATTATGCAACATCTGTCTGGACATGTGGGAATTGTCACACTCAAAGCAGTTTACGAGGATGCTGAATCTTTCCATCTTGTGATGGAATTTTGCCCAGGGGGAAGGTTGCTTGACCAAATGGCAAGAGAAAGGCAGTATTCTGAACAGCAGGCTGCTAAGATATTAAAGGAACTTGTTATGGTTATCAAATACTGCCATGATATGGGTGTTGTTCATCGTGATATAAAGCCAGAGAATGTTCTTCTTACATCCTCAGGGGGGTTGAAACTTGCAGATTTTGGCCTCGCAGTTAGGATTGTTAATG GTCAGAGCCTGTCTGGTGTGGTTGGAACTCCAGCTTATGTTGCTCCTGAAATTCTGGCGGGTGAATATTCAGAAAAAGTTGACATCTGGAGTGCTGGTGTGCTTCTTCATGCTCTGCTGCTTGGTGTTTTACCATTTCAAGGAAGCTCTTTGGAGGCTTGTTTCGAGTCCATCAAGAGTGTGGAACTTAATTTTGATAGTGGCTTATGGATATCAGTTTCACAACCTGCCAAGGATTTAATTGGTCGTATGCTAACAAGAGATGTTTCAACAAGACTATCTGCTGATGACGTACTAA AACATCCGTGGCTTTTGTTCTACGCTGATCCACCATTGAAGACACTGACCTCTAAATCAACACCGAGCAAAAGTAGGAGAATGACTTTACGTGACATGACTGTAGAAAGGACTGAATCAGGGAATAAATCAGTTGGTTCTCAAAGAGCTGACTCAGACATTGACTCGTCGACAAGTAGTTCATCCAAGTTAGAAGAGGACAGTGGATTAGTGGATGCTCTAGCAGTTGCAGTTTCCTGCATGAATATCACTGAAACAAAGAGAATTAGATTATTCAACCCAACAAGTTCTATTTCACATGAGTGTTCCTCTAATATAAAAGCTAATCTCTGTACAGCTTTCTGA